GACCAGGTAAGACCCATATCTCCCCGTTCGAGGTTGGTCCCGCCGGTATCTGCTGTTTTGATCTCTTCTGTTTCCAGGTTGACAATCCTTACCCTGACATCGTCATCCACAAAGGCGATGAACTTCCCATCCGGGGACCAGGTGGGTTCCCAGGCCATTTTTGAAATGCCAATGGATATACTTCTGGGGGCCGACAATCCATCCTGGGCAGCTAACATTAACGCATAACCTTTGCCGCCGGCATCGGAGAACCAGGCGATGTCCTCTCCTTTGGGAGACCAGAGCGGCGCGCGGTCGGCAGCCCCCGAGCTTTGGGTAATGTTCCTGGTATCTCCATGCTCTACCGGAACGGAAAAGATCTCTCCGCGGGCTTCCATGACGGCCCGTTGTCCGGTGGGAGAAAGCGCTGCGGCACTGACATCCTTACTGAGGTCTTCCCATTTTGTTTCTGCCCAAGGGAAATCTCCTTTCACCAGGATATTTAATTGTTTGGTCTTTCCGGTCGCCGGGTCAAGGGTATGAAGATAACCGTCCCTTTCGATGACAAGGGTACTTCCATTTCCGTCCAGCCATTTTACATCTGAGCCGGTGAAAGAAGTTATTTGGTTAAGCTTCTTCGATTTAGGTTCATAAGACCAAACGTTGGAAATGCCGTCCCTGTCGGATAAAAAATAGATCATATTGCCCATCCAGAGCGGTTGAATTTCAAACGTTGATTCATACGGGATTTTTGTTTCCGAAAGATCAGCCAGGTTTAGGATGGTCAATGGAGTATTTTGCCCGCCTCGGTATCCGCGCCATTCCGAATCCCAGCGGCGTACCCGGTCGATAACGATCTGTTTGCCATCCGGGGAGTAGGAACCGTCATTTCCCCATTGTTGGGTGAGCATGGTTGATGGCCCTCCATCGACAGAGACGGTCCAGAGTCGATTAAAGTTTGTAGGGGCGGTTTCCCGGTTAGAGGCGTAAAGCACTCTTTTGCCGTCTACCGACCATCCGCGGGCAAGGGCCGAACTTGGGTGCCAGGTAAGTCGTTTGGGCGTTCCTCCTTCAATGGGAAGGGCATAAACGGCTTCATTTCCTGAACGGTTGGACGTAAAGGCGATCGTTTTACCGTCCGGTGAAAAATGAGGGTCGCTTTCCACCGCAGGCGTACTGGTGAGTCGGACGGCATCCGCATCACCAAGTGAGGTGATCCAAATGTCGCCGCCGTAGGCAAAGGCAATATGTGTAGCACTGATGGTGGGTTGCCGGAGCAATCGGGTTCCCTGTGCGAAAATTGAATGCCCGCAAAGAATGGTAAATACGATAACGGTAAAAAGTCTGGAAATGTGTTGTGTTTGTTTTTTTACTTCGGGAGATTTGTCTTTGATATCCATCATGTTTTTTTTGGATTGGTGTTTTAATTAAAACAAGATAAGTTTTTTTGGTAAAAAAGCGAAAATGGGATCAAAGACTATAATAATCCGTTTTTATCCATTTTACCTGTTCAATCCGTGTTCTATTCTTCCTTAAAAATAAAACGGAACCCGGTTTGAACGAATATAATTGAATTTTACTTTTGCGCTATGATCACCAGGTCGGTCACAGGAGCCCCGTCCGGTCCAGAATATTCTTTACGACTTAATTCCAGGATGGCAAACCCGTTAACCGTCAGGGCCTCTGTCAGGTATCCGGCTTCATGGTAATGAATAAACAACTGGTCAGGCTCCCCGGAACTTGGGCCTTTGAGCCCGGATTTGTCGTAATCATCTTCCATGGTACTTAAATAGAGTACGCCATCGGGGTTTAATGAAGCAAACGCATCCTGTATGAGTTTGATCGAGTCCTCCTTGGAGAGGTATGGTAAACAAAAGCCACCCATGATGCCATCGTACTTTTTACCTGTGCGGCGAAAATCTCTGCAGTCCATCAATTCAAATTCAGCGGCAGGGTTATTTATTTTGGCCAGGGTGATCATCCGTTTGGACAGGTCGGTTCCCAATAGTTTAATGCCCGGGCGTTTTTCGAGCAAATACCGGGTAATATTTCCGGGGCCGCAGCCCAATTCCAGGATTTCGGCATTTTCCTTTTTTATGGCGTCGCAAAACAGATCAAAGGTGTCGTGGTACAAACTCACATCCATGTATTTTTCCTGGTACCGATCGGCATATTTATCGAAAAGGTCGACGGCCATTTTTGTTTTATCCATTTTTAAAAGGGCATTTTTGGCCACCTTCAATGCCCGAAGGGAGCTTTTCTTTTTGGAAGAATGAGCCGCCATTTTCAGTGTGATGTCCTTCAATGTCCGGACGGCATCCACGATGAAAGGCCCTTTATTCAGCATCACACATTCTGCCTGAACGCTCATAGAGGCATCCGATACTTCGGCGCGGGTGGCGACCCCTGTTTTGGCGAGGTTCTCAAGCACCTGGGTGGCCCAGATGACCGGGACGTGGGCAGCTTCGCACAGCCAAAGAATCTCATTCTGCACCTCGGAGATGCGTTCGAACCCGATCTCAACCGCCAGATCTCCCCTTGCGATCATCACCCCGATTTTATTCCGTTTCATGGCCTCAAAAAGGATGAGGGGCAGATTTTCGAAAGCCTCCTGGTTTTCTATTTTTAAGACAACCCCGATGTCGTTGTTTTTATTTTTATCCAGCTCATTGTATAAATGGATGACATCCTCCGGCTTTCTGACAAATGAATACCCGACTATATCCGCATATTGGCAAACAAACGGGAGTAACTCAATATCCCGTTCTGTCAGGGAAGGCAGATTGAGCATGGTGTTGGGCAGGTTGATCCCTTTGTTGGAGGAGAGTTTTGATTTATAGGCTTTGATGATCTCCAGGATGGCGTCGTCCGGGTTTTTGTCAATGACGACGGCTTTAATCATGCCATCATCAAAATAAAGGGTGTCCCCTACTTTTATGTCATCAATGATCTGTGGGAGTAAAACGCCGATCTCGGCAGCATGGATTAAGTCGTTATTTTCATCATGAAGGGATTCCCGGCCCTTCGTATCCTTTTTGGTCAACACCAAATGATCCCCGACATTTAGTTTTACATACTCATTGATTTTCCCTTTTTTGGTATGGATCTGGATTGCGGAGGTCCTCATTTTAGGTCCGGACAGATCCATGAAAATCTTTACCCGTTTGTTTGTTTCTTTTTTTACCTGATTGATGTTGGCGATCATTTTTTTCCAAAGGTCAACATCTCCGTGGCTTAGGTTTATCCGGGCGATTTCCATGCCTTCCGCTACCAAATTCCTGATCAGAGTGATGTCATCTGCAGCCTCGTCGGGTAAAGTGACCATGATTTCAGTAAAGTGTTTTTTCCTGTTTCTCCCGAAAAGTTCGTTGGCGTGCTTTCGCAATAACTTCATGCTTCGTTTATACCCGATGGTTTCCACTTCGGGTTCGTCAATCCATGTTTTTCCCTGGAGTAATCGTAGGAGTTTAATGACATTGAAGAGGTTGGAATAGACATAACCTTCAGCCGTCCTGATGGAGGAAATGCCCAGGTCGGAAAGATTGTCGTGGAGTTTTCTCAGGTCAAAACTTCTGAGGATCATGTACCGGTACAGGTTTTTGGCACTCAGCCTGAACGTTTCATGGACTTCAGAAGAAATGCTTCTGGCTGCAGGATCCTGTTGAACTATTTTTTTGTAAATTTTTTTTAACTCCTTTTCTAATTTTTTGATTGTCATAGCTTTAGATTGATAAAGACCTTCTGCCGGATTTTTTATTTATTTTTTCTCAAATAAAGTTTAAATATAAGGTCTTTTGGTGCTGGAAGGCATAATATGGATGTAATTAAAGCTATCTACAAGGTCTAATTTTTTCCAGGTTTTTGACTCGCCGGAAAATAGGCAGAGATGAATCACTACCGCCTCAGGGTATAAGTCAATTTATAAGAAAGGTTGCTCTGTTGGTCGTAAGAGAACGTACTCCAGACTTGTTCATTTTTTTTATTTATCTCCACTGTGTAGGCGATGTCGCACTGAATGCAGTCGCCCCCCAGAATAATAACCCGTTTGGCCTGTTCGTCCACTTTTAGCACGCCGATTTGGTTGACGGCATTTCCATTTTCGGTATAGTTGAATTCGAAATCTTTTAAATTATCAAGTGTTAATCCATCAATTGTGGCTACTTTCATGGAAAGTGTTCCTACGTTTTTCTCATCGGTAAGCGTTATAGCAGAGCCATCGGGATGTATTTCATAGCGCTCTAACCGGTCAATGTTCCAGGTACCTTCCAGCCGGTCGAGAAACATATCCTCTTTCTTGCATGACCAGGAAGTGAGTAACAACAGGAATAGTGAAATTTGGATGAATCGTTGTTTCATTGATTCTCAGACTTATTTTTAATAAAAATATATTCAATGGAAAGGCCAATGCGAATCCCCCGGAATTCATCTGAATAAATGACGTTCTCCTGGTCTGCCCCGAAAGAATCATTGAGCCAAATGCCAAAATCACGGGGAAATGAATTGGAACGGTATCTGTTCACATCGAAATCCGTTAACTCCGTACCTTCACTGCCTAAGTTGCTGCCAGGAAAATTGAATGCCTTGGTTACCCGGCCGGACAGGATAAAATGACCCAGCCGAAAACCCAACCCCAACCCAGCCTCGTAACAAGGGGTAAAAGTGGTGTAAACGCCGTTGATGTCGAATACATAGTCCTGGCTGCGGGAGCCATCAGGGAAGACGGTGAGTACGTCGAGGGTGGTATTTCGGAAGCCAATGTTAAAGATGCCCTCCAGCAAGATATTTTTAGCCAGCACCGGCCCTCCGCTAAAAATAAAATTCAAATCCCTGAACTGCAAATGATGCTCCTGCCCGAAATTGCCGGCTACCCTGGAGTTAAAGGAATGGTTGCTCTTGCCGTAAGTGACGGTTGTGGCAAATGTCCATTGGGGTTTTAAAAAACGGTAACCCAATGAATATTGAAGGCCTTTCAAATCAAACGATCCCAATGCTTTTAATGGTTGGGTGGCGCTGCTGCCAAAATAGTCATTATACGAGCTGACGAAGGTGTTCATGCCCTCGGTGTCAAAGCCATCCAATTCGTACCCGACTCCAATGGTTAATTGTGCCCGCAGTGAAATGGAAAAGCACAAAACTGCTGTGACAAAATAAAAAATTCTCATGTTCATTGTTGTTATTCCTTATCCTGCTGATCTTCCATTTGCTTGCGGAGGCTCAATGGCCGCATATCCGTCCAGACCTCTTCTATGTACTTCAGACATTCATCTTTGGAGCCTGATTTGCCAGCGTCATTCCAGCCAAGCGGGTTTTCCCGGTCAGCGGGCCAGATGCTGTACTGTTCTTCGTGGTTGACCACTACTTTGTATATAGTCGTGTCATTTTCTTCTTCCCATGACATAATGAAATTGTTTAGAGGTAAAAAATCATTGCTTCAGTGCGCAAGGACGTTTATCAAATATACTTGAATTATTTTAAACAGTTTCTATGTTTTTTCTCTCTTGCTGCAGGCGGTTTACGAATTGTTGGTTACAAAATTCGGCCAATTATTCATGTATTCTATAAAATTTTCCCCCAGTCCTTCTTTACGAAGATATTCTTTTGACACCGGTGTTGGGGTGGGGATGAAATCTGGATTAGCCATCACCTTTTCCGGAAAATCATGATGAAGGATGGCCGAACGACCAATGGTAACAAAATCTACCCCGGCACTTAATATTTTATGTACATCATTTCCTGTACTGATTTTTCCGGCTACCGTCAGTAATACATCCTTAAAATCAAGGCCGGTGAAGTGCTCTAATAACGAATGGGTTTTAAATTTTTCTTCTTCCGGAAGTTTAAAACAATCCCACAAAGAGAGGTCGAGGAAGTCAATATTTCCCTGATCAATTAATCTTTGGCAAACCCATTTTATTTCAAGCAGATCCATGCCGAATTTTTCCGGAGAGAGTCTGGTGCCTATTATAAAATCTTTACCACAGGCATTTCTTATGCCATCAATTATTTCAAATAAGATACGAGCTCTGTTCTCCAGGCTTCCCCCGTATGCATCGGTTCTGTGGTTGATCTCGGCGCTCAAAAACTGGGTCAGTATGTAGCCATGTGCACCATGAACCTCCACGCCGTCATAACCGCTTTTTTTTGCTCTGACCGCCGCTTTTATAAAATCATCTCTGAGTTGCAGAACTTCTGCGAGCGAGAGTTCCCGGGCGCCAAATTTTTCGTTTGGGGACGGGCAGACAGGAGGTTGTTGATTTAATTCAGCGGGTGACCGCATACCGGCATGATGCAGTTGGATTAAAGCCAGGGAGCCATAGGCGTGAAGGCTTGTCGTTAATTTTTGATGTCCTGGAATATGTTGATCAGAGAAGATTCCTAATTGCCCTGGAAATCCTTTTCCAATGGCCTGGACATGAGAAGCGCAGGTCAAAACTATTCCAAATTGCCCTTTTGCTCTCATGGTCAACCAGTGCAATTCATCATCAGAAAGTTGACCATCTTCGTAACTTTGTCTATTGGTTAGCGGTGCCAACATGAATCTGTTTTTCGAGACGCCTCCACAGGGGAAATTAAGGGGCGTTTCCGGAGAATTTTTCATTGTGAGTGATTGTTTCAGAAAAGGCTTTTGAGCTAGTTCATATGAATTAGCTCATTTAATAAAGCTAAATTAGATTTTTTTAATAAACGCACATATTTAAACCTTTTAAATCTTTCCCCGGCTAAGCCATGTTCAAATTTTTACTTTCACCACCACTTTTTTTACCGCTGAAGGTTCATTCAAACGAATACAAGGCATATGTAAATCATCGGGAAAAAATATCATAAAAGTCCCTGCGTCGAACCTGATAAAATCGGATTCCAATGCATAAAAATCATAATCATCCGCTTCATTGATTTCTATGGGAATTTGATCGGTCAGTGAAGTGATGCCGACCAGCTCGTTTCCTGAAATAACATATTGAACGTCGATGTATTTATGATGCCCTTCAAATTTACCTTCACTAATATCTTTGGTTTGGTATTCCATGACAATGGTGAAAAGGTCGTCGTCTATGTCATATTTACCCACAGGAATTTCAGACAAATCGGTTTCATGAAGATAACGGAAGGCTTTAGCAATTTTAGGACTCAGGCCTCCATAAAGGCTGGAATTTTCGAGTTTATCTTTTACCATATCATTTAATTATTGCCAATTTATTATACGTCCCCAAAAATACATGATTACCATTACAGTTTCTTTTAAAATCAGAAAGTCTTTTATCCTCACCTAATGGGGGGATGGAAAATCTTGGCTCCTCAAGGAATTCCTTACTTGTTTTGCGCTGCCTGAATGAAGCCATATTTTCGAAATATCCCCTGTTTTTACGCCAAAACCCTTTCCGGAAGCATCTATTACACAACAGTAAGATACCCCTTACCCGTTAAAATTAGTATTTTTGAAAATCATTTTAATCGTCGTCGTAATGAATATGAATCAATTTCAAATCAAACTGATTTCCTTTTTGTTGTTTTCCCTGATTTTTACGGGATGCAGCAATGAGGTGACAGATAGTTTTCGCCCCGTTCCCGTAGCTGTGGGGAAAGTCAATCAGATCAATGTAATTTGTGATA
This sequence is a window from Lewinellaceae bacterium. Protein-coding genes within it:
- a CDS encoding methyltransferase domain-containing protein, which gives rise to MTIKKLEKELKKIYKKIVQQDPAARSISSEVHETFRLSAKNLYRYMILRSFDLRKLHDNLSDLGISSIRTAEGYVYSNLFNVIKLLRLLQGKTWIDEPEVETIGYKRSMKLLRKHANELFGRNRKKHFTEIMVTLPDEAADDITLIRNLVAEGMEIARINLSHGDVDLWKKMIANINQVKKETNKRVKIFMDLSGPKMRTSAIQIHTKKGKINEYVKLNVGDHLVLTKKDTKGRESLHDENNDLIHAAEIGVLLPQIIDDIKVGDTLYFDDGMIKAVVIDKNPDDAILEIIKAYKSKLSSNKGINLPNTMLNLPSLTERDIELLPFVCQYADIVGYSFVRKPEDVIHLYNELDKNKNNDIGVVLKIENQEAFENLPLILFEAMKRNKIGVMIARGDLAVEIGFERISEVQNEILWLCEAAHVPVIWATQVLENLAKTGVATRAEVSDASMSVQAECVMLNKGPFIVDAVRTLKDITLKMAAHSSKKKSSLRALKVAKNALLKMDKTKMAVDLFDKYADRYQEKYMDVSLYHDTFDLFCDAIKKENAEILELGCGPGNITRYLLEKRPGIKLLGTDLSKRMITLAKINNPAAEFELMDCRDFRRTGKKYDGIMGGFCLPYLSKEDSIKLIQDAFASLNPDGVLYLSTMEDDYDKSGLKGPSSGEPDQLFIHYHEAGYLTEALTVNGFAILELSRKEYSGPDGAPVTDLVIIAQK
- a CDS encoding MbtH family protein, whose protein sequence is MSWEEENDTTIYKVVVNHEEQYSIWPADRENPLGWNDAGKSGSKDECLKYIEEVWTDMRPLSLRKQMEDQQDKE
- a CDS encoding NADH:flavin oxidoreductase, with the translated sequence MLAPLTNRQSYEDGQLSDDELHWLTMRAKGQFGIVLTCASHVQAIGKGFPGQLGIFSDQHIPGHQKLTTSLHAYGSLALIQLHHAGMRSPAELNQQPPVCPSPNEKFGARELSLAEVLQLRDDFIKAAVRAKKSGYDGVEVHGAHGYILTQFLSAEINHRTDAYGGSLENRARILFEIIDGIRNACGKDFIIGTRLSPEKFGMDLLEIKWVCQRLIDQGNIDFLDLSLWDCFKLPEEEKFKTHSLLEHFTGLDFKDVLLTVAGKISTGNDVHKILSAGVDFVTIGRSAILHHDFPEKVMANPDFIPTPTPVSKEYLRKEGLGENFIEYMNNWPNFVTNNS
- a CDS encoding YhcH/YjgK/YiaL family protein; protein product: MVKDKLENSSLYGGLSPKIAKAFRYLHETDLSEIPVGKYDIDDDLFTIVMEYQTKDISEGKFEGHHKYIDVQYVISGNELVGITSLTDQIPIEINEADDYDFYALESDFIRFDAGTFMIFFPDDLHMPCIRLNEPSAVKKVVVKVKI